The Agarilytica rhodophyticola genome has a window encoding:
- a CDS encoding NAD(P)/FAD-dependent oxidoreductase has translation MSSKVIHVDCVILGGGAAGLMCAATAGYRGRNVLVLDHANKVGKKILMSGGGRCNFTNLNIDASNYLSDNLHFCKSALSRYTSSDFIELIDRYGLAYHEKTKGQLFCDNSSRDILNILLEECRNANVEIKTKCAVKAITQTDNGFLLISDMGKIRCQSLVVATGGLSIPTMGASGKGYEIAKQFNITCTATQASLVPFTLHDEWLKIASNLSGLSVDVEVSCGKQSFREALLFTHRGLSGPAILQISNYWHAGESVTIDFLPGDNISELLAQWRACGNKSELKNLLAKYFPKRFAHTWLERHLVNKPVNQYYDDEIERLAQCFHRWQIIPPGTEGYRTAEVTRGGVDTNEVSSKTFEAKQVSGLYFIGEVLDVTGWLGGFNFQWAWASGYCAGQYV, from the coding sequence TTGAGCAGCAAAGTAATACATGTGGATTGTGTCATTCTTGGAGGAGGAGCCGCTGGGCTTATGTGTGCAGCAACTGCTGGCTACAGGGGGCGTAATGTGCTTGTTCTTGATCACGCTAATAAAGTTGGTAAGAAAATATTAATGTCCGGAGGGGGGCGTTGTAATTTCACTAACCTCAATATCGATGCAAGTAACTATTTATCAGATAATCTGCACTTTTGTAAATCAGCCCTAAGCCGCTATACATCTTCTGACTTTATCGAACTTATTGATCGTTATGGCTTAGCTTATCATGAGAAAACAAAGGGCCAATTATTTTGTGATAATTCTTCACGAGATATACTAAATATACTTCTTGAAGAATGTCGCAATGCCAATGTGGAAATTAAAACTAAGTGTGCAGTTAAGGCCATTACACAAACGGATAATGGCTTTTTACTTATATCCGATATGGGAAAAATACGCTGCCAGTCACTGGTTGTGGCAACCGGAGGCTTGTCTATTCCTACTATGGGAGCTAGTGGCAAAGGTTACGAAATTGCCAAACAATTTAATATCACATGTACTGCTACCCAGGCTTCACTAGTTCCATTCACTTTACACGATGAGTGGTTGAAAATTGCGAGTAACTTATCTGGCTTATCTGTTGATGTAGAGGTCTCTTGTGGTAAACAAAGTTTTCGCGAGGCTTTATTGTTTACGCATCGTGGTTTGAGTGGGCCTGCTATTTTACAGATTTCCAACTATTGGCATGCTGGAGAAAGTGTCACCATTGATTTTTTACCAGGAGATAATATTAGCGAATTATTAGCGCAGTGGCGTGCTTGTGGAAATAAGTCAGAACTTAAAAATCTATTAGCAAAATATTTTCCTAAACGTTTTGCTCACACATGGCTTGAACGCCATCTCGTTAATAAACCAGTCAATCAATATTACGATGATGAAATCGAAAGGCTCGCACAATGTTTTCATCGCTGGCAGATCATCCCTCCTGGAACAGAAGGATATCGAACAGCCGAAGTCACACGAGGCGGTGTTGATACCAATGAAGTTTCATCTAAAACATTTGAAGCTAAACAAGTTTCGGGTTTGTATTTTATTGGTGAAGTATTAGATGTAACAGGTTGGCTGGGAGGCTTTAATTTTCAGTGGGCTTGGGCTAGTGGTTACTGTGCGGGTCAGTATGTGTAA
- a CDS encoding TolC family outer membrane protein, whose translation MRNIIDKAFTAAFLTIAVSSFSHGETLNEIYQQALQNDHQFRAAKAAYLAGKEEKNRGRAGLLPQVVGTANKTEGELEESGTRFNQPVNTDPADSESTLYQVVLTQPLFDMAAWHTYQRGKLDSKVAHAEYEAARQLLIRRVAEAYLNVLLAVDNFETARAEENANSHQLEQTRKRFEVGLTAITDVHEAQASYDNSLARRLLQEGNVGIAFEALEVITGHSYRYLAPLKEDFPINPPSPIDREEWVQFSMDNNFTLAAASLRSKSSQQSAKIARAGHLPTVEANLSYSDSNDVNNFSNVDRTSSGVSIDLRLPIFSSGGVSATRRQAAQRYYEAKENYLQARRDTIQNARSSHLTVVTDVATVKARRQAITSSQSALEATQAGYEVGTRDLVDVLIAQRTLYTAQRDYSDSLYTYIQDTLRLKEVAGILTEKDIVELDNWLDTSRQVNREIQ comes from the coding sequence ATGCGTAATATTATCGATAAAGCGTTTACCGCCGCTTTTTTGACCATTGCTGTGTCATCCTTTTCACATGGGGAAACACTTAACGAGATATATCAACAAGCACTCCAGAATGATCACCAGTTTAGAGCCGCAAAAGCTGCCTATCTTGCGGGCAAGGAAGAAAAGAACAGAGGCCGAGCAGGACTTTTGCCACAAGTAGTGGGTACGGCAAATAAAACCGAAGGTGAGCTCGAAGAAAGTGGTACTAGATTTAACCAACCAGTTAATACAGATCCCGCCGATTCAGAATCAACGCTATACCAAGTTGTTCTTACTCAGCCACTATTTGATATGGCTGCATGGCATACATACCAACGAGGCAAGTTAGATAGCAAAGTAGCACACGCTGAATATGAAGCTGCTCGCCAATTACTTATTAGACGTGTAGCGGAGGCTTATCTTAATGTGCTTTTAGCAGTCGATAACTTCGAGACTGCACGAGCAGAAGAAAACGCCAACTCCCACCAACTTGAGCAAACGCGTAAACGTTTTGAGGTAGGTCTAACGGCTATTACTGATGTTCACGAAGCTCAGGCCTCTTATGATAATTCACTGGCGCGCAGGTTATTACAAGAAGGTAATGTAGGGATTGCTTTTGAAGCATTAGAAGTGATTACCGGGCATAGCTATCGCTACTTAGCTCCGTTAAAAGAAGACTTCCCGATCAATCCGCCAAGCCCTATCGATCGTGAAGAATGGGTTCAATTTTCGATGGATAATAATTTTACTCTAGCTGCAGCTTCGCTGCGTTCTAAGTCTTCACAACAATCAGCGAAAATAGCTAGAGCCGGCCACCTACCTACTGTTGAAGCAAACTTAAGTTACTCTGATTCAAATGACGTCAATAACTTTTCTAATGTTGATAGAACAAGTAGTGGTGTATCTATAGATTTAAGACTTCCCATTTTCTCTAGTGGCGGCGTATCTGCAACACGTAGACAAGCAGCACAGCGCTACTACGAAGCCAAGGAAAATTATCTGCAAGCTAGACGAGATACCATTCAGAATGCACGCTCATCTCATTTGACCGTTGTCACCGACGTAGCTACTGTCAAAGCAAGAAGACAGGCTATTACATCAAGCCAGAGTGCTTTGGAAGCAACCCAAGCCGGTTATGAAGTTGGAACCCGCGATTTAGTAGACGTATTAATCGCCCAGCGCACATTGTATACCGCGCAAAGGGACTACTCTGACTCACTCTACACTTATATTCAAGATACACTGCGCTTAAAAGAAGTGGCCGGTATTTTAACTGAAAAAGATATTGTAGAACTGGATAACTGGCTGGATACAAGCCGTCAAGTCAATCGTGAAATTCAGTAA